In Hahella sp. KA22, one genomic interval encodes:
- a CDS encoding protein-L-isoaspartate(D-aspartate) O-methyltransferase, with translation MNFDLQGIGMTSRRTRLRLIERLRKNGIQNEAVLEAMTEVPRHIFVDEALAHRAYEDTALPIGHSQTISQPYIVARMTELLCSGWKPKRVLEVGAGSGYQTAILARLSTQVYTVERIAPLLEKAKLRFKALKLNNVSAKLSDGRWGWPEQGPFDAIMVTAAPEQTPSELLEQLADGGRLVIPVGGGNEQMLKVYKRQGAEIEESSLEQVRFVPLLGGVVR, from the coding sequence GTGAACTTCGACTTGCAAGGCATAGGCATGACATCGCGGCGCACGCGTCTGCGTTTGATTGAGCGCTTGCGGAAAAACGGAATTCAGAATGAAGCGGTGTTGGAGGCGATGACTGAGGTTCCTCGGCATATTTTTGTCGACGAGGCTCTCGCTCATCGCGCCTATGAAGATACCGCTCTGCCTATAGGACACTCCCAGACGATCTCGCAGCCTTATATTGTGGCTCGAATGACTGAGCTGCTGTGTAGTGGTTGGAAGCCGAAACGGGTATTGGAAGTTGGCGCTGGCTCGGGTTATCAAACTGCGATTCTAGCCCGACTCTCCACACAGGTTTATACCGTTGAGCGGATTGCGCCACTGCTGGAAAAAGCGAAACTGAGATTCAAGGCGCTAAAGTTAAATAACGTTAGCGCGAAATTATCCGATGGACGTTGGGGATGGCCTGAACAGGGGCCTTTCGACGCAATTATGGTGACAGCGGCCCCGGAGCAGACGCCGTCGGAGCTGTTGGAGCAGCTGGCGGATGGCGGACGTCTCGTCATTCCGGTTGGCGGCGGCAACGAACAGATGCTGAAAGTCTATAAGAGACAAGGCGCGGAAATAGAGGAGAGCAGTTTGGAGCAGGTTCGATTTGTGCCTTTGTTAGGAGGCGTTGTTC
- the surE gene encoding 5'/3'-nucleotidase SurE produces the protein MKLLLSNDDGVHAPGLSALADELKNIAEIRVIAPDRDHSGASNSLTLTRPLILQKTSQGFFAVDGTPTDCVHMGLSEMFGYDAERVVSGINSHANLGDDVLYSGTVAAAMEGRFLAQPAIAVSLVNRGQENYATAAKVVANLLLRQLKSPIAPRTVLNVNVPDVPLDDIRGIQLTRLGHRLKGGEPHEIVDPRGRKRYWIAAAGEGDDAGPGTDFYAVEHNYVSITPIHVDMTRYDAFNQLQDWLGDTE, from the coding sequence GTGAAATTATTATTGTCCAATGACGATGGCGTGCATGCGCCAGGTTTGTCGGCTCTGGCGGATGAGCTAAAAAATATTGCTGAGATTCGAGTAATCGCGCCAGATAGAGATCATAGCGGAGCGAGTAACTCGCTGACGTTGACACGCCCTCTGATTCTGCAGAAAACCTCACAAGGTTTCTTCGCCGTTGATGGTACGCCGACAGACTGTGTGCATATGGGACTGAGTGAGATGTTCGGTTATGACGCAGAGCGCGTTGTCTCTGGCATTAACTCCCACGCCAATCTGGGAGATGACGTTTTGTATTCCGGCACCGTCGCTGCGGCGATGGAGGGCCGTTTTCTGGCGCAACCCGCAATTGCTGTGTCATTGGTAAATCGAGGGCAAGAAAACTACGCTACTGCGGCGAAAGTGGTCGCCAACTTACTGCTTAGACAGCTGAAGTCGCCGATTGCCCCGCGTACGGTGCTGAACGTGAACGTTCCCGACGTGCCTTTAGACGACATCCGCGGGATTCAGTTGACCCGTCTGGGGCATCGTTTGAAAGGCGGGGAGCCTCACGAAATTGTGGATCCCAGAGGTCGCAAGCGTTACTGGATTGCAGCGGCGGGGGAAGGGGATGATGCTGGACCAGGTACGGATTTCTACGCGGTGGAGCACAACTACGTCTCCATTACGCCTATTCATGTTGATATGACTCGCTACGATGCTTTTAACCAACTACAGGATTGGCTGGGAGATACTGAGTGA
- the truD gene encoding tRNA pseudouridine(13) synthase TruD has protein sequence MNFDLNFPGLWTDSAPGIWRQTPEDFGVDELWTPPDSGGEHVLLHIEKRGQNTEWVSRNLARFCGVRDFDIGLMGLKDRHAVTRQWFSVYLGKRPEPDWSQLQIEGVEVLSVTRTQKKLRRGDHSGNAFKIWVRQVDGVHEQIDEKLSYIQANGFPNYFGDQRFGHDGYNLQRAHAWFVEGQKPKKKAHLGMYLSAARSYLFNEILAERVRRGDWSTMIDGDEGAPAASSVVSESTVPTGPMLGGPEFLSGTAGEIEQLRTASLSEWLTAIHKDGARTARRPFVAKPVEMSWQWVGDDIELTFSLGSGCFASVLLDQVFRLN, from the coding sequence ATGAATTTTGATCTTAACTTCCCTGGACTTTGGACTGACTCGGCCCCTGGAATATGGCGTCAAACGCCAGAAGACTTCGGCGTAGACGAACTATGGACGCCTCCGGACTCAGGAGGAGAGCATGTTTTATTACATATTGAAAAACGCGGGCAGAATACCGAGTGGGTATCTCGTAATCTCGCGCGTTTTTGTGGTGTGCGTGACTTTGATATCGGGCTAATGGGATTGAAGGATCGTCATGCAGTGACGAGACAATGGTTTTCTGTTTATTTGGGGAAACGTCCTGAGCCAGATTGGAGTCAGTTACAGATTGAAGGCGTAGAAGTTCTCAGTGTTACTCGGACGCAAAAAAAATTACGTCGTGGGGATCACTCAGGAAATGCGTTTAAGATCTGGGTTAGGCAGGTGGATGGTGTTCACGAGCAAATCGATGAAAAGCTTTCATACATTCAGGCGAATGGTTTTCCTAACTATTTCGGAGACCAGCGCTTTGGTCATGATGGTTATAACTTACAACGCGCGCATGCATGGTTTGTAGAAGGCCAAAAGCCGAAAAAGAAGGCCCATCTGGGGATGTATTTGTCTGCGGCGCGCTCTTATCTATTTAATGAAATTCTGGCTGAGCGCGTTCGTCGAGGTGACTGGTCAACCATGATTGATGGGGATGAAGGCGCTCCTGCCGCCAGCTCTGTCGTGTCTGAATCCACTGTGCCTACAGGCCCTATGTTGGGAGGCCCGGAGTTTTTGTCTGGGACGGCCGGAGAAATTGAACAACTGAGAACGGCATCTTTATCAGAATGGCTGACCGCTATTCACAAAGACGGCGCGCGGACAGCACGGAGGCCTTTTGTCGCCAAGCCTGTAGAGATGAGTTGGCAGTGGGTCGGCGACGATATTGAGCTGACGTTTTCTCTTGGTTCCGGTTGCTTTGCTTCTGTGTTGCTGGACCAAGTATTTAGATTAAACTGA
- the ispF gene encoding 2-C-methyl-D-erythritol 2,4-cyclodiphosphate synthase codes for MSLFRIGHGFDVHAFSESGDFIVIGGVNIPFDRGLQAHSDGDVLLHAICDALLGAAALGDIGKHFPDDDPSFSGADSRNLLRSVVSKLQEKGYKVGNIDGTIVAQAPKMAPHIENMRINIASDCNVSIDCINVKATTTEKLGYTGRKEGIACHAVALLEAQKN; via the coding sequence ATGAGTTTGTTTCGAATTGGGCATGGCTTTGATGTCCATGCGTTTTCTGAGAGTGGCGACTTTATTGTCATTGGCGGGGTGAACATTCCCTTCGATCGCGGCTTGCAGGCGCATTCAGATGGCGACGTCTTACTCCATGCGATATGTGACGCCTTACTTGGTGCGGCGGCCTTGGGGGATATTGGTAAGCATTTTCCTGATGACGATCCCTCGTTTTCCGGCGCGGATAGCCGGAACCTGCTTCGCTCTGTGGTTAGCAAACTGCAAGAAAAGGGCTACAAGGTAGGGAATATCGATGGGACTATCGTTGCACAAGCCCCTAAGATGGCTCCTCATATAGAAAACATGCGGATCAATATCGCCTCTGACTGCAATGTTTCGATTGACTGTATAAACGTAAAAGCCACTACCACAGAAAAACTGGGTTATACCGGACGTAAGGAAGGCATTGCCTGTCATGCGGTAGCATTGCTTGAGGCGCAAAAGAACTGA
- the ispD gene encoding 2-C-methyl-D-erythritol 4-phosphate cytidylyltransferase has protein sequence MEEHKLWVIVPAAGVGSRMGGECPKQYLKLIDRSVLEHTLDRLLSAPGVSQIYLPLHPQDKWWPEIADQYIGKIIPVAGGTERSTSVLNALEKIEPHASIEDWVLVHDVARPCFRINDISNLMQSLWNTQSGGLLGVPVADTVKRTSAAGDVLETVPRVNLWRAYTPQMFRFGILLTALKQGLEEGVNITDEASAIEALGLRPVMVEGHSDNIKITHPQDLPLAEIFLRRIMQEEE, from the coding sequence ATGGAAGAGCATAAGCTTTGGGTGATAGTGCCCGCCGCTGGCGTTGGCTCTCGCATGGGGGGCGAATGCCCTAAGCAGTATTTGAAATTGATTGATCGAAGCGTTCTTGAGCATACGCTGGACCGACTATTGTCAGCGCCTGGAGTATCGCAGATCTATTTGCCTCTTCACCCGCAAGACAAATGGTGGCCTGAGATTGCTGACCAGTATATTGGAAAAATAATACCAGTAGCTGGTGGGACTGAGCGGTCGACTTCAGTACTCAATGCTCTAGAGAAGATAGAGCCTCATGCCTCTATTGAAGACTGGGTGCTTGTCCATGATGTGGCTCGTCCCTGTTTTCGCATCAATGATATTTCCAACCTGATGCAGTCGTTATGGAATACTCAATCCGGCGGGCTTTTAGGCGTGCCTGTAGCCGACACAGTGAAAAGGACCAGTGCGGCAGGTGATGTGTTAGAGACTGTGCCCCGGGTTAATCTCTGGCGGGCTTATACTCCACAGATGTTTCGGTTTGGCATTTTATTGACGGCCTTAAAGCAAGGACTAGAAGAGGGCGTTAACATTACCGATGAAGCTTCAGCGATCGAAGCTTTGGGTTTGAGGCCGGTAATGGTAGAAGGGCATAGCGATAATATCAAAATTACCCATCCTCAAGATTTACCTCTGGCGGAGATATTTTTACGCCGCATTATGCAGGAAGAAGAATGA
- a CDS encoding septum formation initiator family protein, with the protein MRVNWLWTVLALIIGVLQFRLWVGEGSFAQAWVLDRQVESQKEENEQLAERNRRLEAEVMELKLAQSAIEERARSQLGMVYPDEQFYLLIEN; encoded by the coding sequence ATGCGTGTAAATTGGTTGTGGACAGTTTTGGCGCTGATTATTGGCGTCCTTCAATTCCGTCTTTGGGTGGGCGAAGGCTCTTTCGCTCAGGCATGGGTGCTTGATCGTCAGGTTGAGAGTCAGAAAGAAGAGAACGAGCAATTGGCGGAGAGGAATCGCAGGCTTGAGGCTGAAGTCATGGAGCTAAAACTTGCACAGAGCGCGATAGAAGAGAGAGCTCGCAGCCAGTTGGGGATGGTGTATCCTGACGAACAATTTTATTTGCTCATCGAAAACTGA
- the eno gene encoding phosphopyruvate hydratase — protein MAEIVDVRAREVLDSRGNPTVEADVVLKSGVVGSACAPSGASTGSREALELRDKDPARYMGKGVLKAVDAVNTSIRSALIGRDAREQRELDRIMIELDGTENKANLGANAILAVSLAAAKAAAQEKGVPLYVHIADVNGTSGQYSMPVPMMNILNGGEHADNNVDIQEFMVQPVGVASFREALRVGAEIFHNLKKVLHDKGLNTAVGDEGGFAPNLPSNEAALAAIEEAVTKAGYKLGSDVTLALDCASSEFYKEGQYNLSGEGKVFSSEEFADYLGDLSQRYPIVSIEDGMDESDWDGWAALTRKLGDKVQLVGDDLFVTNTKILKQGIDKGIANSILIKFNQIGSLSETLDAIKMAKDAGFTAVISHRSGETEDTTIADLAVATSAGQIKTGSLCRSDRVAKYNRLLRIEEELAGSAPYRGLKEIKGQG, from the coding sequence ATGGCGGAAATAGTAGATGTGCGCGCCCGAGAGGTGCTTGACTCTCGCGGTAATCCTACCGTTGAAGCGGATGTGGTGCTGAAGTCTGGCGTTGTTGGTTCCGCATGCGCGCCGTCAGGGGCCTCCACAGGTTCTCGCGAAGCCCTGGAGTTGCGCGATAAAGATCCTGCGCGTTACATGGGCAAAGGCGTGTTGAAGGCTGTCGATGCAGTTAATACTTCCATTCGTTCCGCTTTGATAGGGAGGGATGCGAGGGAGCAGCGTGAGCTGGACCGTATCATGATTGAGCTGGATGGCACCGAAAATAAAGCCAATCTGGGCGCAAATGCGATTCTGGCGGTCTCTTTGGCTGCTGCGAAAGCGGCGGCTCAAGAAAAAGGCGTGCCTCTTTATGTGCACATTGCTGATGTCAATGGTACGTCTGGACAGTACTCCATGCCTGTGCCAATGATGAATATTCTCAATGGCGGTGAGCATGCAGACAATAATGTCGATATTCAGGAATTTATGGTTCAGCCAGTGGGAGTGGCCAGCTTCCGTGAAGCGCTGCGTGTTGGCGCCGAAATTTTTCACAACCTGAAGAAAGTCCTGCACGATAAAGGGCTGAATACAGCTGTCGGAGATGAGGGTGGCTTTGCTCCCAATTTGCCATCTAATGAAGCGGCGCTGGCGGCGATTGAAGAGGCTGTTACTAAGGCTGGCTATAAACTTGGCTCTGATGTGACTCTGGCGTTGGACTGTGCGTCCTCTGAGTTTTACAAAGAAGGGCAGTACAACCTCTCTGGTGAAGGTAAAGTTTTCTCGTCTGAAGAGTTTGCTGACTACTTGGGCGATTTGTCTCAGCGTTATCCCATCGTTTCCATTGAAGATGGAATGGATGAGAGTGATTGGGATGGCTGGGCGGCTTTGACCAGGAAGCTGGGAGATAAAGTGCAGTTAGTGGGCGACGACTTGTTTGTGACTAACACCAAGATCTTGAAGCAAGGGATTGATAAAGGTATCGCCAACTCCATCCTGATCAAGTTCAATCAGATCGGCAGTCTGTCTGAAACATTGGATGCCATTAAAATGGCGAAAGATGCAGGCTTTACAGCCGTAATTTCGCACCGTTCTGGCGAGACTGAAGATACGACCATTGCAGACTTGGCTGTTGCTACTAGCGCAGGACAAATCAAAACCGGCTCGTTGTGTCGTTCAGATCGCGTAGCGAAGTACAACCGCTTGTTGCGGATTGAAGAAGAGTTGGCTGGCAGCGCGCCTTATCGTGGTCTAAAAGAGATCAAGGGGCAGGGATAA
- the kdsA gene encoding 3-deoxy-8-phosphooctulonate synthase, which yields MSTRTVKVGGIDIANDRPFVLFGGMNVLESRDLALQVAESYVQVTQKLGIPYVFKASFDKANRSSINSYRGPGLDEGLKIFEEIKRTFNVPVITDVHEPHQAQPVAEVADIIQLPAFLSRQTDLVAAMARTGRPVNIKKAQFLAPQEMKHILSKCEEAGNDQLILCERGSSFGYNNLVVDMLGFGIMKQFGYPVFFDVTHSLQMPGGLSSSAGGRREQVVQLARSGMAVGLAGLFLEAHPDPDVAKCDGPCALRLSQLEPFLAQMKALDDMVKQFPNIDTA from the coding sequence ATGTCAACTAGAACTGTGAAAGTGGGCGGTATTGATATCGCAAATGATCGTCCCTTTGTTCTGTTCGGCGGTATGAATGTGCTGGAATCGCGTGATCTGGCTCTTCAAGTCGCAGAATCCTATGTGCAAGTTACCCAGAAGCTGGGCATTCCATACGTCTTCAAAGCCTCTTTCGACAAAGCCAATCGTTCATCTATCAATTCCTATCGTGGTCCAGGTCTGGATGAAGGCCTCAAAATCTTCGAAGAAATCAAGCGCACATTTAACGTTCCTGTCATTACGGATGTTCATGAGCCGCATCAGGCGCAACCGGTGGCGGAAGTGGCTGATATTATTCAGCTGCCAGCTTTCTTGTCTCGTCAGACTGACCTTGTGGCCGCAATGGCGAGGACTGGGCGTCCAGTCAATATCAAGAAGGCCCAGTTTTTGGCTCCACAAGAAATGAAGCACATTCTGAGCAAGTGTGAGGAAGCTGGGAATGATCAGTTGATTCTTTGTGAGCGCGGCTCTTCGTTTGGGTATAACAATTTAGTGGTCGACATGCTTGGCTTTGGCATTATGAAGCAATTTGGCTACCCAGTATTTTTTGATGTGACGCACTCTCTGCAGATGCCTGGTGGGCTGTCGAGTTCGGCTGGCGGTCGTAGAGAGCAGGTTGTGCAATTGGCTCGTTCAGGAATGGCCGTTGGCTTGGCGGGGTTGTTCCTGGAGGCGCACCCTGATCCGGATGTGGCTAAATGCGATGGCCCTTGTGCGTTACGCTTGTCCCAGCTCGAACCGTTTTTGGCGCAAATGAAAGCGCTGGATGATATGGTCAAACAATTTCCCAATATTGATACTGCGTGA
- a CDS encoding CTP synthase encodes MTRYIFVTGGVVSSLGKGIASASLAAILEARGLKVTILKLDPYINVDPGTMSPFQHGEVFVTEDGAETDLDLGHYERFIRTTMTKRNNFTTGRVYETVLRKERRGDYLGGTVQVIPHITDEIKRRIVEGAGDADVALVEIGGTVGDIESLPFLEATRQLKVEVGSKRALFMHLTLVPYIATAGEVKTKPTQHSVKEMRSIGLQPDILVCRSEHSIDQSSRRKIALFTNVEERAVIALEDAKSIYSIPMMLHAQGLDEIIVERFGLECSAADLSEWQHVVDNEANPEHEVTIAMVGKYMELLDAYKSLIEALKHAGIRNKTKVNIRYIDSEQVYQQGVDLLKGVDAILVPGGFGERGVEGKIQTVRYARENKIPYLGICLGLQVAVIEYARHVAGMEDAHSTEFNPKSAHPVVGLITEWQDASGKTEQRNEASDLGGTMRLGAQECKLVEGSTVRECYGKTLIQERHRHRYEVNGNLVPQLEAAGLQVAGWSQDGSLVEVVEVKDHPWFVACQFHPEFKSTPRDGHPLFEGFVRAALENAVEK; translated from the coding sequence ATGACGCGCTATATATTCGTCACAGGTGGGGTTGTTTCTTCCTTGGGGAAGGGCATCGCATCCGCATCTTTGGCCGCTATTCTTGAAGCACGCGGACTAAAAGTCACCATCCTGAAACTGGATCCTTACATCAACGTGGACCCGGGCACCATGAGCCCTTTCCAGCACGGAGAAGTCTTCGTCACCGAAGACGGGGCGGAAACGGATCTTGATCTTGGTCACTACGAGCGGTTTATCCGCACTACCATGACCAAGCGTAATAACTTCACCACTGGTCGCGTATATGAAACCGTGTTGCGCAAAGAGCGTCGCGGCGATTATTTGGGCGGCACCGTACAGGTCATTCCGCACATTACGGACGAAATTAAGCGCCGGATCGTAGAGGGCGCTGGCGATGCTGATGTGGCGCTGGTTGAAATCGGCGGCACAGTGGGAGACATCGAGTCGTTGCCATTCCTTGAGGCTACTCGCCAATTGAAAGTGGAAGTGGGCTCCAAGCGCGCGCTATTTATGCATTTGACATTGGTGCCCTATATCGCCACCGCTGGCGAGGTGAAAACAAAGCCGACTCAGCACTCGGTTAAAGAAATGCGTTCGATTGGTTTGCAGCCGGATATTCTGGTATGCCGCTCCGAGCACAGTATTGATCAGTCTTCCCGTCGCAAGATCGCTCTGTTCACCAACGTTGAAGAGCGAGCGGTTATTGCTCTGGAAGACGCCAAATCCATTTACTCTATTCCCATGATGCTGCATGCGCAGGGACTGGATGAGATTATTGTGGAGCGCTTCGGGCTGGAATGCAGCGCGGCTGATCTTAGCGAGTGGCAGCATGTCGTCGACAATGAAGCCAACCCTGAACATGAAGTCACCATCGCCATGGTTGGCAAGTACATGGAGTTGCTGGACGCCTACAAATCCTTGATTGAGGCGTTGAAGCACGCGGGTATTCGTAATAAAACAAAAGTGAATATTCGTTATATCGACTCCGAACAGGTTTACCAGCAAGGCGTTGATTTGCTCAAGGGTGTAGATGCGATTTTGGTGCCAGGCGGTTTTGGCGAGCGCGGTGTGGAAGGCAAGATCCAGACTGTGCGCTATGCCCGTGAGAATAAAATCCCTTACTTAGGTATCTGCTTGGGATTACAGGTTGCGGTGATTGAATATGCTCGCCATGTGGCGGGTATGGAAGATGCGCACAGTACTGAGTTTAATCCCAAATCCGCTCACCCGGTTGTAGGTTTGATCACTGAGTGGCAGGACGCGAGCGGCAAGACTGAGCAGCGTAACGAGGCTTCCGATCTTGGCGGAACTATGCGCCTGGGCGCACAAGAGTGTAAGCTGGTTGAAGGCTCTACTGTGCGCGAATGTTATGGCAAGACCCTAATTCAAGAGCGCCATCGTCACCGCTATGAGGTGAACGGTAATCTTGTTCCGCAACTGGAAGCAGCGGGTCTGCAGGTAGCGGGCTGGTCTCAGGACGGCTCTTTGGTGGAAGTGGTTGAAGTAAAAGATCACCCATGGTTCGTGGCCTGCCAGTTCCATCCTGAGTTTAAATCGACGCCCCGTGATGGACACCCATTGTTTGAAGGGTTTGTTCGCGCAGCATTGGAGAACGCTGTCGAAAAATAG
- the tilS gene encoding tRNA lysidine(34) synthetase TilS: MSASSKTPHDAADIERRLLSTLCGLPDFSQLFIAYSGGLDSSVLLHAARRAWPAKTQIEAIHVHHGLSPNADAWMEHCQTECLSLDIACHTHPVNVAAKGDSLEAAAREARYRVFEHYLDKHAGAVLLQGHHQNDQAETILFRLLKGHGVKGLAGIPSQRSLGKGMLRRPLLGFTRSELEVLAQRWDLSWVEDESNADAVFDRNFLRNEILRPMSARWRNAVVMIAETGRRMSEAANLLDELAEMDLQGRTVNADELELAVLSGLSPHRRKNALRYWLQAAGLTPSEGDLVEILAQMLHAEASRQPCYPLGESILRRHDGKLYITETIDALPSEYEVVWPLAEALLTPVGRLIAEPVNEGLRQPAADETVIVRFRRGGERFRPKGRGGSCPLKKWLQEQNIPPWRRDSIPLIYFNDELAAVGSYSVAEQFAASDNAWLPALHQPSSS; the protein is encoded by the coding sequence ATGAGCGCTTCCTCTAAGACTCCCCATGACGCCGCCGATATTGAGCGGCGTCTTCTCTCGACCTTGTGCGGTCTGCCTGACTTTTCTCAGTTGTTCATCGCCTATAGCGGCGGTCTGGACTCCAGCGTATTGCTGCATGCAGCGCGGCGTGCGTGGCCTGCGAAGACGCAAATCGAGGCGATACATGTGCATCATGGACTTAGCCCGAATGCCGACGCCTGGATGGAACATTGTCAGACTGAGTGCCTGAGCCTGGATATAGCATGCCATACGCATCCCGTGAACGTGGCGGCCAAAGGCGATAGCCTTGAAGCGGCTGCCCGTGAGGCTCGTTATCGTGTATTCGAACATTACCTGGACAAGCATGCGGGAGCGGTGTTGTTGCAAGGTCATCATCAGAATGATCAGGCTGAAACTATCCTGTTTCGGCTGCTAAAAGGGCATGGTGTGAAAGGGCTGGCTGGCATCCCCAGTCAACGCTCTTTGGGAAAAGGCATGTTGAGGCGGCCTTTGCTGGGCTTCACTCGCTCGGAGTTGGAAGTGTTGGCGCAACGCTGGGATTTGAGCTGGGTGGAGGATGAAAGTAACGCCGACGCCGTGTTTGACAGAAATTTTCTTCGTAATGAAATACTTCGACCAATGAGCGCGCGATGGCGGAATGCTGTGGTGATGATTGCAGAGACTGGCCGGCGTATGTCGGAGGCCGCGAATCTGTTAGATGAATTGGCGGAGATGGATTTACAAGGCAGGACAGTCAATGCGGACGAGCTGGAGCTTGCTGTGCTATCAGGCTTGTCGCCTCATCGCAGGAAGAATGCATTGCGATATTGGCTGCAAGCCGCCGGGCTTACGCCATCAGAGGGCGACCTGGTCGAGATTCTGGCGCAGATGCTTCATGCAGAAGCCTCCCGCCAGCCATGCTATCCATTAGGCGAAAGCATTTTGCGTCGGCACGATGGGAAGCTATATATCACGGAGACGATTGATGCGCTCCCATCGGAGTACGAAGTGGTCTGGCCTCTGGCGGAGGCATTGTTGACCCCTGTCGGGAGGCTGATTGCTGAGCCTGTCAATGAGGGGCTGCGGCAGCCTGCGGCAGATGAAACGGTAATTGTTCGATTCCGCCGTGGAGGAGAACGTTTTCGACCCAAGGGGCGGGGTGGTTCCTGTCCTTTAAAAAAATGGTTGCAGGAGCAGAATATTCCTCCGTGGCGACGAGACAGCATTCCTTTAATTTATTTCAATGATGAGCTGGCTGCGGTGGGGAGCTATAGCGTGGCGGAGCAATTCGCCGCCTCGGACAATGCGTGGTTGCCAGCGCTCCATCAACCTTCTAGCTCGTAA
- the accA gene encoding acetyl-CoA carboxylase carboxyl transferase subunit alpha, producing the protein MNPYYLDFEQPIAELEEKIEELRLVGNDSELNITDEINRLKSKSVSLTENIFADLSSWDISRLSRHPKRPYTLDYVRMIFEDFDELHGDRKYADDQAIVGGIARLDDEPVMIIGHQKGREIKEKVKRNFGMPRPEGYRKALRMMEMAERFKMPILTFIDTPGAYPGIGAEERGQSEAIAFNLAVMSRLKTPIISTVIGEGGSGGALAVGVCDRLIMLQYSTYSVISPEGCASILWKNAEYAANAAEAMGITAKRLAELGFADKVLDEPLGGAHRNPELMAGHIKAALKDSLGQLLEMDTEELVAERYKRLTSYERFL; encoded by the coding sequence ATGAACCCTTACTATCTCGACTTCGAACAGCCGATCGCGGAGCTGGAGGAAAAGATAGAGGAGTTGCGTCTGGTTGGTAACGACAGTGAGTTGAATATTACTGACGAGATCAACCGTCTGAAGTCCAAGAGCGTGTCGCTCACGGAAAATATTTTTGCGGATCTGTCCTCTTGGGATATTTCCCGCCTGTCCCGTCACCCAAAGCGTCCTTATACGCTGGACTATGTGCGGATGATTTTCGAAGATTTCGACGAATTGCATGGCGACCGTAAATACGCTGACGATCAGGCTATCGTTGGTGGTATCGCCAGACTGGATGATGAGCCCGTTATGATCATCGGGCATCAGAAAGGTCGCGAAATCAAAGAGAAAGTGAAGCGTAACTTCGGCATGCCGCGCCCAGAAGGTTATCGCAAGGCGTTACGTATGATGGAAATGGCCGAGCGCTTCAAAATGCCGATACTGACCTTTATCGATACTCCGGGCGCCTATCCGGGTATCGGCGCTGAAGAGCGTGGTCAAAGCGAGGCGATTGCATTTAACCTGGCGGTCATGTCCCGCCTGAAGACGCCAATCATCTCAACGGTCATCGGTGAAGGCGGTTCTGGCGGCGCTCTGGCGGTTGGCGTCTGCGACCGCTTGATCATGCTGCAATATTCCACCTATTCCGTTATCTCTCCAGAAGGCTGCGCCTCCATTCTGTGGAAAAACGCGGAGTACGCCGCCAACGCTGCAGAAGCGATGGGGATTACGGCCAAGCGTCTTGCAGAGCTGGGCTTTGCGGATAAGGTCTTGGATGAGCCTTTGGGCGGTGCGCATCGCAACCCTGAGCTGATGGCCGGTCATATCAAAGCGGCTCTGAAAGACTCTCTAGGCCAGTTGCTGGAAATGGATACCGAGGAGCTTGTCGCAGAGCGGTATAAGCGCCTTACTTCCTATGAGCGCTTCCTCTAA